In the Larimichthys crocea isolate SSNF chromosome XXI, L_crocea_2.0, whole genome shotgun sequence genome, one interval contains:
- the deaf1 gene encoding deformed epidermal autoregulatory factor 1 homolog isoform X2 — translation MDEADSATKALGLDEPPIVMPPVGGSDTESEAEVTTMAVMAEPGNIDMGAESLPNPDEAEAAFAEVTAVTVADVQGAEDNVFTTTVATSGSLPEHMLSGRTTLQLGEGLSTQKATLIVVHTDGSIVEAAGLKSAATIASGPQTPTTPLTPPEDKEHCSKYNWDPSVYNNELPVRCRNSSGVLYKNRLGSGGKGRCIRHNQQWFTPTEFEGLAGRASSKDWKRSIRYAGRPLLCLIQERILNPHAASCTCAACCDDLTGCPKETDSLVAENISMTGPVRLFVPYKRRKKDNDLPVTPPKKELPAPKNITLAPGTTFTVSPSGQFTTSGTLTFDRSATGDATAAAAAAAIISENSAQSEVFTSTAGGDLFAASMNWRNDDSDQKLSNYTSAVLTALPALAVAPQPVQAKMTVAAAASPSVGLVNGLEVSPIGGTGTGTAVSEGQKNTWLYLEEMANTLLSNVQQLKALIEQAKNSPGDMAGVKGQGGRKECMQSFQNQISFQQPDDSEVKRSSEITEIIINQMCVNCGRVAMSECTGCHKVNYCSTFCQRKDWKDHQHTCCQSAGGVAVQEEEPITAMDMDKVK, via the exons ATGGACGAGGCGGACTCGGCCACGAAGGCACTCGGGCTGGATGAACCGCCCATCGTCATGCCGCCGGTGGGAGGCTCGGATACCGAGTCGGAGGCCGAAGTCACGACGATGGCCGTGATGGCCGAACCGGGGAACATCGACATGGGAGCCGAGTCCTTGCCGAACCCAGACGAGGCCGAAGCGGCTTTCGCAG AAGTGACGGCTGTGACGGTGGCCGACGTTCAGGGTGCGGAGGACAATGTTTTCACCACAACTGTTGCCACATCAGGAAGTCTCCCTGAACACATGCTG agTGGGAGGACGACCCTCCAGCTGGGTGAAGGTCTCAGTACCCAGAAGGCCACTTTAATCGTGGTTCACACTGACGGCAGCATTGTGGAGGCGGCTGGCCTCAAGTCTGCTGCCACCATCGCATCAG GCCCACAGACTCCGACCACCCCGCTGACTCCACCCGAGGACAAAGAACACTGTTCCAAGTACAACTGGGACCCCTCAGTATACAACAACGAGCTGCCGGTCCGCTGCAGGAACAGTAGCGGAGTCCTCTACAAGAACCGACTGGGATCAG GAGGGAAAGGTCGTTGCATCAGACACAACCAGCAGTGGTTCACTCCCACTGAGTTTGAAGGTCTGGCAGGAAGAGCGAGCAGCAAAGACTGGAAGAGGAGCATCAGATACGCCGGCAGacctctgctctgtctcataCAG gAGCGCATTCTAAACCCCCACGCTGCGTCCTGTACCTGTGCAGCCTGCTGTGATGACCTGACAGGG TGCCCAAAGGAAACAGATTCTCTGGTAGCAGAAAACATCAGTATG ACTGGTCCAGTTCGCCTCTTCGTCCCATACAAGAGACGGAAGAAGGACAACGACCTTCCGgtcacccccccaaaaaaggagCTTCCAGCCCCCAAAAATATCACGCTGGCCCCGGGGACCACAT TCACGGTGTCTCCGTCAGGACAGTTCACCACCTCCGgtactttgacctttgaccggAGTGCGACGGGCGACGccaccgccgctgctgctgctgccgccatCATATCAGAGAATTCAGCACAGAGCGAGGTGTTCACCAGCACAGCAG GAGGGGATCTCTTTGCAGCCAGTATGAACTGGAGAAATGATGACAGTGATCAAAAACTTTCAAATTACACATCAGCAG TGTTGACGGCGTTGCCGGCATTAGCGGTAGCTCCTCAGCCGGTTCAGGCCAAGATGACTGTGGCAGCAGCGGCGTCCCCGTCCGTAGGGCTGGTGAATGGGCTGGAGGTGAGTCCCATAGGAGGGACAGGGACGGGGACGGCAGTCAGTGAGGGGCAGAAGAACACCTGGCTGTACCTGGAGGAGATGGCCAACACGCTGCTGAGCAACGTCCAGCAGCTGAAAGCTCTAATCGAACAGGCCAAAAACAGTCCTGGGGACATggcaggggtcaaaggtcagggagGCAGGAAGGAG tgcatGCAGTCGTTTCAGAACCAGATCTCGTTTCAGCAGCCGGACGATTCGGAAGTCAAGAGGAGCTCTGAAATCACAGAAATCATCATCAAT CAGATGTGTGTGAACTGTGGTCGGGTGGCGATGAGCGAGTGTACCGGCTGTCACAAGGTCAACTACTGCTCCACCTTCTGTCAGAGGAAG gaCTGGAAGGATCATCAACACACCTGCTGTCAGTCTGCAGGGGGCGTTGCTGTTCAGGAGGaagagccaatcacagccatGGACATGGACAAAGTGAAATGA
- the deaf1 gene encoding deformed epidermal autoregulatory factor 1 homolog isoform X4, producing MDEADSATKALGLDEPPIVMPPVGGSDTESEAEVTTMAVMAEPGNIDMGAESLPNPDEAEAAFAEVTAVTVADVQGAEDNVFTTTVATSGSLPEHMLSGRTTLQLGEGLSTQKATLIVVHTDGSIVEAAGLKSAATIASGPQTPTTPLTPPEDKEHCSKYNWDPSVYNNELPVRCRNSSGVLYKNRLGSGGKGRCIRHNQQWFTPTEFEGLAGRASSKDWKRSIRYAGRPLLCLIQERILNPHAASCTCAACCDDLTGCPKETDSLVAENISMTGPVRLFVPYKRRKKDNDLPVTPPKKELPAPKNITLAPGTTFTVSPSGQFTTSGTLTFDRSATGDATAAAAAAAIISENSAQSEVFTSTAVLTALPALAVAPQPVQAKMTVAAAASPSVGLVNGLEVSPIGGTGTGTAVSEGQKNTWLYLEEMANTLLSNVQQLKALIEQAKNSPGDMAGVKGQGGRKECMQSFQNQISFQQPDDSEVKRSSEITEIIINQMCVNCGRVAMSECTGCHKVNYCSTFCQRKDWKDHQHTCCQSAGGVAVQEEEPITAMDMDKVK from the exons ATGGACGAGGCGGACTCGGCCACGAAGGCACTCGGGCTGGATGAACCGCCCATCGTCATGCCGCCGGTGGGAGGCTCGGATACCGAGTCGGAGGCCGAAGTCACGACGATGGCCGTGATGGCCGAACCGGGGAACATCGACATGGGAGCCGAGTCCTTGCCGAACCCAGACGAGGCCGAAGCGGCTTTCGCAG AAGTGACGGCTGTGACGGTGGCCGACGTTCAGGGTGCGGAGGACAATGTTTTCACCACAACTGTTGCCACATCAGGAAGTCTCCCTGAACACATGCTG agTGGGAGGACGACCCTCCAGCTGGGTGAAGGTCTCAGTACCCAGAAGGCCACTTTAATCGTGGTTCACACTGACGGCAGCATTGTGGAGGCGGCTGGCCTCAAGTCTGCTGCCACCATCGCATCAG GCCCACAGACTCCGACCACCCCGCTGACTCCACCCGAGGACAAAGAACACTGTTCCAAGTACAACTGGGACCCCTCAGTATACAACAACGAGCTGCCGGTCCGCTGCAGGAACAGTAGCGGAGTCCTCTACAAGAACCGACTGGGATCAG GAGGGAAAGGTCGTTGCATCAGACACAACCAGCAGTGGTTCACTCCCACTGAGTTTGAAGGTCTGGCAGGAAGAGCGAGCAGCAAAGACTGGAAGAGGAGCATCAGATACGCCGGCAGacctctgctctgtctcataCAG gAGCGCATTCTAAACCCCCACGCTGCGTCCTGTACCTGTGCAGCCTGCTGTGATGACCTGACAGGG TGCCCAAAGGAAACAGATTCTCTGGTAGCAGAAAACATCAGTATG ACTGGTCCAGTTCGCCTCTTCGTCCCATACAAGAGACGGAAGAAGGACAACGACCTTCCGgtcacccccccaaaaaaggagCTTCCAGCCCCCAAAAATATCACGCTGGCCCCGGGGACCACAT TCACGGTGTCTCCGTCAGGACAGTTCACCACCTCCGgtactttgacctttgaccggAGTGCGACGGGCGACGccaccgccgctgctgctgctgccgccatCATATCAGAGAATTCAGCACAGAGCGAGGTGTTCACCAGCACAGCAG TGTTGACGGCGTTGCCGGCATTAGCGGTAGCTCCTCAGCCGGTTCAGGCCAAGATGACTGTGGCAGCAGCGGCGTCCCCGTCCGTAGGGCTGGTGAATGGGCTGGAGGTGAGTCCCATAGGAGGGACAGGGACGGGGACGGCAGTCAGTGAGGGGCAGAAGAACACCTGGCTGTACCTGGAGGAGATGGCCAACACGCTGCTGAGCAACGTCCAGCAGCTGAAAGCTCTAATCGAACAGGCCAAAAACAGTCCTGGGGACATggcaggggtcaaaggtcagggagGCAGGAAGGAG tgcatGCAGTCGTTTCAGAACCAGATCTCGTTTCAGCAGCCGGACGATTCGGAAGTCAAGAGGAGCTCTGAAATCACAGAAATCATCATCAAT CAGATGTGTGTGAACTGTGGTCGGGTGGCGATGAGCGAGTGTACCGGCTGTCACAAGGTCAACTACTGCTCCACCTTCTGTCAGAGGAAG gaCTGGAAGGATCATCAACACACCTGCTGTCAGTCTGCAGGGGGCGTTGCTGTTCAGGAGGaagagccaatcacagccatGGACATGGACAAAGTGAAATGA
- the bet1l gene encoding BET1-like protein, translating to MADWNRGHGSVDDMLDTENKRLAENLATKVSRLKSLAYEIDREADDQNEYLDGMDSNFLSATGLLSGSVKRFSTMVRSGRDNRRILCYVSIGLVLAFFLLYYMVSRIQR from the exons GTCATGGCTCTGTGGACGACATGTTggacactgaaaacaaacgtctGGCTGAAAATCTGGCCACCAAAGTCTCCAGACTGAAATCT CTGGCGTACGAAATCGACAGAGAGGCTGATGATCAGAACGAGTATCTGGACGGCATG GACTCAAACTTCCTCAGTGCGACAGGTCTGCTGAGTGGCAGTGTGAAACGTTTCTCCACCATGGTCCGATCTGGCAGAGACAACCGCCGCATCCTCTGCTACGTCTCTATAGGCCTGGTCCTGGCCTTCTTCCTGCTTTACTATATGGTCTCCAGGATTCAACGTTGA
- the deaf1 gene encoding deformed epidermal autoregulatory factor 1 homolog isoform X3: MDEADSATKALGLDEPPIVMPPVGGSDTESEAEVTTMAVMAEPGNIDMGAESLPNPDEAEAAFAEVTAVTVADVQGAEDNVFTTTVATSGSLPEHMLSGRTTLQLGEGLSTQKATLIVVHTDGSIVEAAGLKSAATIASGPQTPTTPLTPPEDKEHCSKYNWDPSVYNNELPVRCRNSSGVLYKNRLGSGGKGRCIRHNQQWFTPTEFEGLAGRASSKDWKRSIRYAGRPLLCLIQERILNPHAASCTCAACCDDLTGCPKETDSLVAENISMTGPVRLFVPYKRRKKDNDLPVTPPKKELPAPKNITLAPGTTCMSVTVSPSGQFTTSGTLTFDRSATGDATAAAAAAAIISENSAQSEVFTSTAVLTALPALAVAPQPVQAKMTVAAAASPSVGLVNGLEVSPIGGTGTGTAVSEGQKNTWLYLEEMANTLLSNVQQLKALIEQAKNSPGDMAGVKGQGGRKECMQSFQNQISFQQPDDSEVKRSSEITEIIINQMCVNCGRVAMSECTGCHKVNYCSTFCQRKDWKDHQHTCCQSAGGVAVQEEEPITAMDMDKVK; this comes from the exons ATGGACGAGGCGGACTCGGCCACGAAGGCACTCGGGCTGGATGAACCGCCCATCGTCATGCCGCCGGTGGGAGGCTCGGATACCGAGTCGGAGGCCGAAGTCACGACGATGGCCGTGATGGCCGAACCGGGGAACATCGACATGGGAGCCGAGTCCTTGCCGAACCCAGACGAGGCCGAAGCGGCTTTCGCAG AAGTGACGGCTGTGACGGTGGCCGACGTTCAGGGTGCGGAGGACAATGTTTTCACCACAACTGTTGCCACATCAGGAAGTCTCCCTGAACACATGCTG agTGGGAGGACGACCCTCCAGCTGGGTGAAGGTCTCAGTACCCAGAAGGCCACTTTAATCGTGGTTCACACTGACGGCAGCATTGTGGAGGCGGCTGGCCTCAAGTCTGCTGCCACCATCGCATCAG GCCCACAGACTCCGACCACCCCGCTGACTCCACCCGAGGACAAAGAACACTGTTCCAAGTACAACTGGGACCCCTCAGTATACAACAACGAGCTGCCGGTCCGCTGCAGGAACAGTAGCGGAGTCCTCTACAAGAACCGACTGGGATCAG GAGGGAAAGGTCGTTGCATCAGACACAACCAGCAGTGGTTCACTCCCACTGAGTTTGAAGGTCTGGCAGGAAGAGCGAGCAGCAAAGACTGGAAGAGGAGCATCAGATACGCCGGCAGacctctgctctgtctcataCAG gAGCGCATTCTAAACCCCCACGCTGCGTCCTGTACCTGTGCAGCCTGCTGTGATGACCTGACAGGG TGCCCAAAGGAAACAGATTCTCTGGTAGCAGAAAACATCAGTATG ACTGGTCCAGTTCGCCTCTTCGTCCCATACAAGAGACGGAAGAAGGACAACGACCTTCCGgtcacccccccaaaaaaggagCTTCCAGCCCCCAAAAATATCACGCTGGCCCCGGGGACCACATGTATGTCAG TCACGGTGTCTCCGTCAGGACAGTTCACCACCTCCGgtactttgacctttgaccggAGTGCGACGGGCGACGccaccgccgctgctgctgctgccgccatCATATCAGAGAATTCAGCACAGAGCGAGGTGTTCACCAGCACAGCAG TGTTGACGGCGTTGCCGGCATTAGCGGTAGCTCCTCAGCCGGTTCAGGCCAAGATGACTGTGGCAGCAGCGGCGTCCCCGTCCGTAGGGCTGGTGAATGGGCTGGAGGTGAGTCCCATAGGAGGGACAGGGACGGGGACGGCAGTCAGTGAGGGGCAGAAGAACACCTGGCTGTACCTGGAGGAGATGGCCAACACGCTGCTGAGCAACGTCCAGCAGCTGAAAGCTCTAATCGAACAGGCCAAAAACAGTCCTGGGGACATggcaggggtcaaaggtcagggagGCAGGAAGGAG tgcatGCAGTCGTTTCAGAACCAGATCTCGTTTCAGCAGCCGGACGATTCGGAAGTCAAGAGGAGCTCTGAAATCACAGAAATCATCATCAAT CAGATGTGTGTGAACTGTGGTCGGGTGGCGATGAGCGAGTGTACCGGCTGTCACAAGGTCAACTACTGCTCCACCTTCTGTCAGAGGAAG gaCTGGAAGGATCATCAACACACCTGCTGTCAGTCTGCAGGGGGCGTTGCTGTTCAGGAGGaagagccaatcacagccatGGACATGGACAAAGTGAAATGA
- the deaf1 gene encoding deformed epidermal autoregulatory factor 1 homolog isoform X1, protein MDEADSATKALGLDEPPIVMPPVGGSDTESEAEVTTMAVMAEPGNIDMGAESLPNPDEAEAAFAEVTAVTVADVQGAEDNVFTTTVATSGSLPEHMLSGRTTLQLGEGLSTQKATLIVVHTDGSIVEAAGLKSAATIASGPQTPTTPLTPPEDKEHCSKYNWDPSVYNNELPVRCRNSSGVLYKNRLGSGGKGRCIRHNQQWFTPTEFEGLAGRASSKDWKRSIRYAGRPLLCLIQERILNPHAASCTCAACCDDLTGCPKETDSLVAENISMTGPVRLFVPYKRRKKDNDLPVTPPKKELPAPKNITLAPGTTCMSVTVSPSGQFTTSGTLTFDRSATGDATAAAAAAAIISENSAQSEVFTSTAGGDLFAASMNWRNDDSDQKLSNYTSAVLTALPALAVAPQPVQAKMTVAAAASPSVGLVNGLEVSPIGGTGTGTAVSEGQKNTWLYLEEMANTLLSNVQQLKALIEQAKNSPGDMAGVKGQGGRKECMQSFQNQISFQQPDDSEVKRSSEITEIIINQMCVNCGRVAMSECTGCHKVNYCSTFCQRKDWKDHQHTCCQSAGGVAVQEEEPITAMDMDKVK, encoded by the exons ATGGACGAGGCGGACTCGGCCACGAAGGCACTCGGGCTGGATGAACCGCCCATCGTCATGCCGCCGGTGGGAGGCTCGGATACCGAGTCGGAGGCCGAAGTCACGACGATGGCCGTGATGGCCGAACCGGGGAACATCGACATGGGAGCCGAGTCCTTGCCGAACCCAGACGAGGCCGAAGCGGCTTTCGCAG AAGTGACGGCTGTGACGGTGGCCGACGTTCAGGGTGCGGAGGACAATGTTTTCACCACAACTGTTGCCACATCAGGAAGTCTCCCTGAACACATGCTG agTGGGAGGACGACCCTCCAGCTGGGTGAAGGTCTCAGTACCCAGAAGGCCACTTTAATCGTGGTTCACACTGACGGCAGCATTGTGGAGGCGGCTGGCCTCAAGTCTGCTGCCACCATCGCATCAG GCCCACAGACTCCGACCACCCCGCTGACTCCACCCGAGGACAAAGAACACTGTTCCAAGTACAACTGGGACCCCTCAGTATACAACAACGAGCTGCCGGTCCGCTGCAGGAACAGTAGCGGAGTCCTCTACAAGAACCGACTGGGATCAG GAGGGAAAGGTCGTTGCATCAGACACAACCAGCAGTGGTTCACTCCCACTGAGTTTGAAGGTCTGGCAGGAAGAGCGAGCAGCAAAGACTGGAAGAGGAGCATCAGATACGCCGGCAGacctctgctctgtctcataCAG gAGCGCATTCTAAACCCCCACGCTGCGTCCTGTACCTGTGCAGCCTGCTGTGATGACCTGACAGGG TGCCCAAAGGAAACAGATTCTCTGGTAGCAGAAAACATCAGTATG ACTGGTCCAGTTCGCCTCTTCGTCCCATACAAGAGACGGAAGAAGGACAACGACCTTCCGgtcacccccccaaaaaaggagCTTCCAGCCCCCAAAAATATCACGCTGGCCCCGGGGACCACATGTATGTCAG TCACGGTGTCTCCGTCAGGACAGTTCACCACCTCCGgtactttgacctttgaccggAGTGCGACGGGCGACGccaccgccgctgctgctgctgccgccatCATATCAGAGAATTCAGCACAGAGCGAGGTGTTCACCAGCACAGCAG GAGGGGATCTCTTTGCAGCCAGTATGAACTGGAGAAATGATGACAGTGATCAAAAACTTTCAAATTACACATCAGCAG TGTTGACGGCGTTGCCGGCATTAGCGGTAGCTCCTCAGCCGGTTCAGGCCAAGATGACTGTGGCAGCAGCGGCGTCCCCGTCCGTAGGGCTGGTGAATGGGCTGGAGGTGAGTCCCATAGGAGGGACAGGGACGGGGACGGCAGTCAGTGAGGGGCAGAAGAACACCTGGCTGTACCTGGAGGAGATGGCCAACACGCTGCTGAGCAACGTCCAGCAGCTGAAAGCTCTAATCGAACAGGCCAAAAACAGTCCTGGGGACATggcaggggtcaaaggtcagggagGCAGGAAGGAG tgcatGCAGTCGTTTCAGAACCAGATCTCGTTTCAGCAGCCGGACGATTCGGAAGTCAAGAGGAGCTCTGAAATCACAGAAATCATCATCAAT CAGATGTGTGTGAACTGTGGTCGGGTGGCGATGAGCGAGTGTACCGGCTGTCACAAGGTCAACTACTGCTCCACCTTCTGTCAGAGGAAG gaCTGGAAGGATCATCAACACACCTGCTGTCAGTCTGCAGGGGGCGTTGCTGTTCAGGAGGaagagccaatcacagccatGGACATGGACAAAGTGAAATGA